In Leptodesmis sichuanensis A121, the following are encoded in one genomic region:
- a CDS encoding GAF domain-containing protein, with the protein MHTSESAPLAECPDRPTRFKVADEPAYRSIQTDLQTLAAQCPDRATAETLQRWMEQLGWVQSFHESSQMLVAAIEPVSFKVQYANHAFCQLLGIEAGDLIHPAERGEDLKTLLSRLLSEADFLALQQLYRRHLLHLILRQFYSINVSRFRLLEVPAMLTLPSSLSAPRYIKFWLRSDQLKIHRINSELDEFADLELMQRSVQDLEAMLTDPVQLKQLEQQICLHNYQIQGQLLLEGLDVTAWELIRQTTQLLIDRNSILRPQKFCQVNQQLQSLFRAQNSFILTIEENQFRVFTLSPSCLETQTYPIATLQSTCLMPSLQTNQVTIISDLEASQRTELEHQLWRQEARSLLLIPLSCPVPIPGTSDPLPSDLTQTLGLVGVLSDRPYHFDGLDCSHAEQLIPALTRALTSAQQQLVQQRFITNIHPAVEWRFLQEAERRSLGLPAEPIVFDRVYPLYGISDIRGSSEARNRAIQADLLEQLRLGLAVVEAACQGKKSALGEQIRLDLLERIRRLQEKITVEAEVTETRYLKNHLEVYFDYFAQCGEQAVAAIAAYQQACDNEQQCFYQARADYDRTIGQINARLKETWEDWQQRMQQITPHYCDVEATDGIDHMIYAGQSIDPNFSKFQLRSLRYEQLRAMCACARTALQLQQEYDTTLQVTHLVLVQDCTVDIFHDETTEKLFDVRGTRDTRYEIVKKRIDKARDEKTQARITQPETLTLVYSTHEELEEYQQYLHYLMREGLVDSLIEQGTVEALQGVTGLKFMRVRVLPDG; encoded by the coding sequence ATGCATACGTCTGAATCAGCCCCTTTAGCGGAATGTCCCGATCGCCCCACCCGTTTCAAGGTTGCCGATGAGCCAGCGTATCGCAGTATTCAGACCGATTTACAAACTCTCGCGGCCCAATGTCCCGATCGGGCTACGGCTGAAACCCTGCAACGTTGGATGGAGCAATTAGGTTGGGTGCAATCGTTTCATGAATCTAGCCAGATGCTGGTGGCCGCGATCGAACCAGTTAGCTTCAAAGTTCAGTATGCCAATCATGCCTTTTGTCAGCTATTAGGGATTGAAGCTGGCGATTTGATACATCCGGCTGAACGAGGAGAGGATTTAAAGACTCTGCTATCGCGCTTACTTTCGGAAGCTGATTTCCTGGCCCTCCAGCAATTGTATCGACGGCATTTATTGCACTTAATTTTGCGCCAGTTTTACTCCATCAATGTCAGCCGATTTCGGCTTCTGGAAGTTCCAGCCATGTTGACTCTTCCCAGTTCTCTATCCGCACCTCGCTACATTAAGTTCTGGTTGCGATCTGATCAACTGAAGATTCATCGCATTAATTCTGAACTGGATGAGTTTGCTGACCTGGAACTGATGCAAAGGTCGGTGCAAGACCTGGAAGCCATGCTCACGGATCCGGTGCAACTGAAGCAGTTAGAGCAGCAGATTTGTTTGCACAATTACCAGATCCAGGGACAGTTGTTGCTGGAAGGACTGGATGTTACAGCGTGGGAATTGATCCGCCAAACTACCCAGTTGCTGATCGATCGCAACTCCATTCTCCGTCCTCAAAAATTCTGCCAGGTCAACCAACAGTTGCAATCCCTGTTCCGCGCCCAAAATAGCTTCATCTTAACGATCGAAGAGAATCAGTTCCGGGTATTTACCTTATCCCCATCTTGTTTGGAAACCCAGACTTACCCCATTGCAACGCTCCAATCCACTTGCTTGATGCCCTCGCTGCAAACTAATCAGGTGACGATTATTTCTGATTTAGAGGCGAGCCAGAGAACAGAATTAGAACACCAGCTATGGCGGCAGGAGGCACGATCGCTCCTGTTAATTCCATTAAGTTGTCCAGTACCAATCCCTGGAACTTCAGATCCTCTGCCGTCCGACCTGACCCAAACCCTGGGATTGGTAGGAGTACTCAGCGATCGCCCCTATCACTTTGATGGTCTGGATTGTTCCCATGCAGAACAACTGATTCCGGCTCTGACCCGCGCCCTCACCTCCGCTCAACAGCAATTGGTGCAACAGCGTTTTATTACCAACATCCATCCCGCTGTGGAATGGCGGTTTTTGCAAGAAGCTGAGCGGCGCAGCCTGGGACTGCCCGCTGAACCGATCGTCTTTGACCGCGTTTACCCTTTATATGGCATTTCCGATATTCGCGGATCCTCAGAGGCACGCAACCGGGCGATTCAGGCAGATCTCCTGGAACAACTGCGCCTGGGGCTGGCGGTAGTCGAAGCTGCCTGTCAGGGAAAAAAGAGTGCTTTAGGCGAACAAATTCGGCTAGACCTGTTAGAACGGATTCGCCGTTTACAGGAAAAAATTACAGTTGAGGCTGAAGTCACCGAAACTCGTTACCTGAAAAACCATTTAGAAGTTTACTTTGATTATTTTGCTCAGTGCGGTGAGCAGGCAGTTGCGGCGATCGCCGCCTATCAGCAAGCCTGTGACAACGAACAACAATGCTTTTACCAGGCACGGGCGGACTACGATCGTACCATTGGTCAAATCAATGCTCGCCTCAAGGAAACCTGGGAAGACTGGCAGCAGCGGATGCAACAAATTACACCCCATTACTGCGATGTCGAAGCTACAGATGGGATTGACCACATGATCTATGCTGGTCAGTCCATTGATCCCAATTTCAGTAAATTTCAACTTCGTAGCTTACGCTATGAACAACTCCGGGCTATGTGTGCCTGTGCCCGTACTGCCCTCCAGCTTCAGCAGGAGTATGACACGACCCTGCAGGTGACCCATCTAGTTCTAGTGCAAGATTGCACTGTAGACATTTTCCATGATGAGACGACAGAAAAATTGTTTGATGTGCGGGGTACTCGCGATACCCGGTATGAAATTGTAAAAAAGCGAATTGATAAAGCGAGAGACGAAAAAACTCAAGCCCGCATTACTCAACCAGAAACGCTGACATTAGTGTATTCAACCCATGAGGAGCTAGAAGAGTATCAGCAGTACTTGCATTACCTGATGCGAGAAGGCTTGGTTGATAGTTTGATCGAACAGGGCACTGTAGAAGCCCTACAGGGAGTAACCGGACTGAAGTTTATGCGCGTCCGAGTTCTGCCAGATGGTTGA
- the rpsP gene encoding 30S ribosomal protein S16 encodes MIKLRLKRFGKKREVSYRIVAMNSNSRRDGRPLEELGFYNPRSDEVRLDVPAIVKRLKEGAQPTDTVRSILQKANVFEQLNA; translated from the coding sequence ATGATCAAACTGCGATTGAAGCGATTTGGTAAAAAACGCGAAGTTAGCTACAGAATTGTAGCGATGAATAGTAATTCTCGCCGGGATGGCCGTCCCCTGGAAGAACTGGGTTTCTACAATCCCAGATCCGATGAAGTCCGGTTGGATGTGCCTGCGATCGTGAAGCGATTGAAAGAAGGCGCACAACCAACCGATACAGTGCGTAGCATCCTACAAAAAGCTAACGTGTTTGAACAACTCAATGCCTGA
- a CDS encoding PhoH family protein, with protein sequence MIESLTIQLPSIDSAIALAGERQDNLKVLSQQTGAKLVLRGQELVISGTDTQVDLSQRLIQSLADYWSQGKAITGVDILTARQAIDTHRQGELQDLQKDVLARTRRGEEIRAKTFRQRQYVQAVRTQDLTFCIGPAGTGKTFLAAVLGVQALLANQFERLILTRPAVEAGEKLGFLPGDLQQKVNPYLRPLYDALFEFIDPEKIPNLMERGVIEVAPIAYMRGRTLNNAFIILDEAQNTTPAQMKMILTRLGFQSRMVVTGDLTQTDLPANQTSGLAVAEKILQSVEGIAFCHLTKADVVRHPLVQRIVSAYEHYETPKNR encoded by the coding sequence ATGATAGAGTCTTTAACGATTCAGTTGCCCAGCATTGACAGCGCGATCGCTCTGGCGGGTGAACGACAAGACAACCTGAAGGTGTTGTCCCAGCAAACAGGGGCAAAGCTGGTCTTAAGGGGACAAGAGCTAGTGATCTCCGGTACTGATACTCAGGTTGATCTGAGTCAGCGGCTGATCCAATCTCTGGCAGATTATTGGAGTCAGGGAAAGGCGATTACAGGTGTGGATATCCTGACGGCGCGACAGGCGATCGATACCCACCGCCAGGGGGAACTTCAAGACTTACAAAAAGATGTCCTGGCTCGCACTCGTCGGGGAGAGGAGATTCGCGCCAAGACCTTCCGACAACGGCAATATGTTCAAGCCGTTCGCACTCAGGATCTCACGTTCTGCATTGGTCCAGCCGGAACAGGTAAGACTTTTTTGGCCGCTGTTCTGGGAGTGCAGGCATTACTGGCCAATCAATTTGAACGCTTGATTCTCACTCGCCCTGCCGTAGAAGCGGGTGAAAAATTGGGCTTTTTGCCAGGGGATTTACAGCAAAAGGTGAATCCTTACCTGCGACCACTCTACGATGCCCTATTTGAGTTTATCGACCCAGAAAAAATTCCCAATCTCATGGAGCGGGGGGTAATTGAGGTGGCCCCGATCGCCTATATGAGGGGGCGCACTCTCAATAATGCCTTCATCATTCTGGATGAGGCTCAAAACACAACCCCAGCTCAAATGAAGATGATTCTTACCCGGCTAGGGTTCCAATCGCGCATGGTGGTTACAGGCGACCTCACCCAAACTGACCTGCCTGCCAATCAAACTTCTGGTCTGGCAGTGGCCGAAAAAATTCTGCAGTCTGTTGAAGGCATTGCCTTTTGCCATCTCACTAAGGCTGATGTCGTGCGCCATCCCCTCGTCCAGCGGATTGTCTCCGCCTACGAACATTACGAAACCCCGAAAAATCGGTAG
- a CDS encoding KH domain-containing protein has product MPDPVAPTVSQAAPPDYEALIRFLVQPFLESTDVLRLDCEVSQTRPKIWVRIAFESADKGRVFGRGGRNIQAIRTVLEAIAGLSGYSIHLDIFGGPPGASGNGADREPGEKPSPRRSGPSRGSPRPRR; this is encoded by the coding sequence ATGCCTGATCCTGTTGCCCCTACTGTTTCCCAAGCCGCTCCTCCAGACTATGAAGCCCTGATTCGCTTTCTGGTGCAACCGTTTCTGGAATCCACCGATGTGTTGCGGTTAGATTGTGAGGTTTCCCAGACCAGGCCAAAAATTTGGGTGCGAATTGCCTTTGAAAGTGCAGACAAGGGCCGGGTATTCGGTCGTGGTGGTCGCAATATCCAGGCAATTCGGACGGTGCTGGAGGCGATCGCTGGACTATCTGGCTACTCCATTCATCTTGATATTTTTGGAGGCCCACCAGGAGCCAGCGGCAATGGTGCTGATCGGGAACCCGGTGAAAAACCATCTCCCCGTCGTTCTGGGCCTTCCAGGGGATCTCCCCGACCTCGCCGTTAG
- the gor gene encoding glutathione-disulfide reductase, producing the protein MTYDFDLFVIGAGSGGIATARRAAEYGARVGIAENDRLGGTCVNRGCVPKKLMVYASHFPNIFEEARGYGWSEVKSALNWEAMITAVNKEVDRLNEIYQRMLDNSKVEVFRSHARFIDPHTIEVGDKKVTADKVLIAVGGKPFLPNILGIEHAITSNEMFHLKEQPKRIVIIGGGYIGCEFACIMNGLGTEVTQVIRGDKILRGFDDDLRTEIQAGMAHHGIRLLNNSKLIAIEKYPEGVTVSVGTGDTAETVIADVVSLAAVGRKPNIQNLGLENTGVQLHDGAIVVDKYSQTAAANIYAVGDCTDTIQLTPVAINEGRAFADTVFGGKSRVMSYENVPSAIFTTPEAATVGLTEAEAREQYGEAVKVFYTRFRPMYYTLAGKEEKTMMKLLVDGNTDKVIGAHMVGDHASEIIQGIAIALKAGATKADFDSTVGIHPTAAEEFVTLRFPRS; encoded by the coding sequence ATGACCTACGATTTTGACCTGTTTGTAATTGGTGCTGGCTCTGGTGGAATTGCTACGGCTCGACGGGCTGCAGAATATGGGGCCAGAGTGGGAATTGCGGAGAACGATCGCTTGGGAGGAACGTGCGTCAATCGAGGATGTGTGCCCAAGAAATTGATGGTTTATGCCTCCCATTTTCCCAATATCTTTGAGGAAGCGCGAGGCTACGGTTGGAGTGAGGTCAAGAGTGCGCTGAATTGGGAAGCGATGATTACGGCGGTGAACAAGGAAGTCGATCGCCTGAATGAAATTTATCAGCGAATGCTGGATAACTCTAAGGTAGAGGTGTTTCGCAGCCATGCTCGCTTCATCGATCCCCACACGATCGAGGTGGGAGACAAGAAAGTAACTGCAGATAAAGTTTTGATTGCGGTAGGAGGGAAACCATTCTTACCCAATATTCTAGGCATTGAACACGCCATCACTTCCAATGAGATGTTTCACCTGAAAGAGCAACCAAAACGCATCGTGATTATTGGTGGTGGATATATTGGCTGTGAGTTTGCCTGCATCATGAATGGACTGGGAACAGAAGTAACTCAAGTAATTCGGGGAGATAAAATATTACGTGGATTTGATGATGATCTGAGAACAGAAATTCAGGCAGGAATGGCCCATCATGGGATTCGCTTACTTAACAACTCGAAATTGATTGCGATCGAGAAATACCCGGAAGGAGTCACTGTTTCGGTTGGAACAGGAGACACTGCAGAAACAGTAATTGCCGATGTAGTGAGCTTGGCGGCAGTGGGCCGGAAACCAAATATCCAAAACCTGGGTTTGGAGAATACCGGGGTACAGTTGCATGACGGAGCGATCGTGGTTGATAAGTACAGCCAGACTGCAGCAGCCAATATTTATGCAGTGGGAGATTGTACAGACACAATTCAGTTAACTCCTGTGGCGATTAACGAGGGCCGCGCATTTGCCGATACGGTATTTGGGGGCAAATCTCGGGTGATGAGTTATGAAAATGTGCCTTCAGCAATTTTCACAACTCCAGAAGCCGCTACTGTGGGATTAACTGAAGCAGAAGCCAGGGAACAGTACGGCGAGGCGGTGAAGGTATTTTACACTCGCTTCCGGCCCATGTATTACACCCTGGCGGGCAAGGAAGAGAAAACGATGATGAAGTTGTTGGTGGATGGTAATACTGACAAGGTGATTGGAGCGCACATGGTCGGCGATCATGCATCAGAAATCATTCAGGGAATTGCGATCGCGCTGAAAGCTGGAGCCACCAAAGCCGATTTCGACTCTACGGTGGGAATCCACCCCACTGCCGCTGAAGAGTTCGTCACATTGCGGTTTCCCAGAAGTTAG
- a CDS encoding alpha-E domain-containing protein gives MLSRVADSIYWLTRYVERAENVARFVEVNLNLLLDSSSATTQWEPIVLTTGDLPLFRDRYGEATAENVIRFLTFDADYPNSILSCLRIARENARSVRDVISSEMWQQVNSFYLMVTEMAQSGHLSDLATILNFFEEVKLQSHLFAGVMDATMTHNEGWHFGQIGRLIERADKTARILDVKYYILLPSPKDVGSTLDELQWMALLKSASAYEMYRKQGAHRISPMAVAEFLILDREFPRSVRSCITRAERSLHHITGTPVGNWRIPVERSLGRLRSDLDYITIEEIIQQGLHEFLDNLQSRMNEVGDKIFTTFFSLETVA, from the coding sequence ATGCTAAGTCGTGTTGCTGATTCAATTTACTGGTTAACTCGATATGTCGAGCGGGCTGAGAATGTGGCCCGATTTGTGGAGGTGAACCTGAACCTGTTGCTGGATTCGTCTTCTGCTACAACGCAATGGGAGCCGATCGTGCTAACGACAGGAGACTTGCCGTTGTTTCGCGATCGCTACGGGGAAGCTACGGCAGAGAATGTGATCCGCTTTCTTACCTTTGACGCGGATTATCCCAACTCCATCCTGTCTTGTCTGCGAATTGCCAGAGAGAATGCTCGCTCCGTTCGGGATGTCATTTCCTCGGAAATGTGGCAGCAGGTTAACTCCTTCTATCTGATGGTGACTGAAATGGCCCAATCTGGGCATCTGTCTGATCTGGCAACCATTCTCAATTTTTTTGAGGAAGTGAAACTGCAAAGCCATTTGTTTGCTGGAGTCATGGATGCGACAATGACCCATAACGAAGGCTGGCACTTCGGGCAAATTGGTCGCTTGATCGAACGGGCGGATAAAACGGCCCGGATTCTGGATGTGAAGTACTATATTCTGCTGCCTTCCCCCAAAGACGTAGGCTCCACGTTAGATGAATTGCAGTGGATGGCATTACTAAAATCAGCCAGTGCTTATGAAATGTATCGTAAGCAGGGGGCACACCGAATTTCCCCGATGGCCGTGGCTGAATTCTTAATCCTGGATAGGGAATTTCCCCGATCGGTTCGCTCCTGTATTACGCGGGCCGAGCGATCGCTCCATCATATCACTGGCACTCCTGTTGGCAACTGGCGCATCCCGGTTGAACGCTCCCTGGGGCGGCTGCGATCGGATCTGGATTACATCACCATTGAGGAAATCATTCAACAGGGACTGCACGAGTTTCTAGATAACTTGCAAAGTCGGATGAACGAAGTCGGCGACAAAATTTTTACGACCTTTTTCTCTTTGGAAACAGTCGCTTAG
- a CDS encoding circularly permuted type 2 ATP-grasp protein, translating into MNFNDYDPGDFYDELFIQQGQPRPEAIPLIERLNALGMEEVLRRQKAAQIALFKMGVTFNVYSDNQGTERILPFDIIPRIVSADDWTILEKGLKQRIYALNKFLADVYSDQKILKDSVIPAEIVYSASGFLKPCMGLQPPEGIWCHITGTDLVRDRNGQWYVLEDNLRCPSGVSYVLENRRVMKSTFPMVFDTMKIQAVEEYPSQLLETLLNLAPDHLSDPTVVVLTPGIYNSAYFEHSFLAQQMGVQLVEGRDLVVTDGYLQMRTTKGLQRVDVIYRRIDDDFIDPKAFRPDSMLGVPGLMEVYRAGKVAIANALGTGVADDKVIYSYVPDMIRYYLGEEAIIPNVPTFLCWEPHQQSHVLANLDKLVVKSAGESGGYGMLVGPHATPAQREEFAQKIKAFPRNYIAQPTLCLSRVPAIIDDQFEGCHVDLRPYILYGKNIFVNPGGLTRVALRRGSLVVNSSQGGGSKDTWVVCKE; encoded by the coding sequence GTGAACTTCAACGACTACGATCCAGGCGACTTTTACGATGAATTGTTTATCCAGCAGGGTCAACCGCGTCCAGAAGCGATCCCCCTGATTGAGCGCTTAAACGCTCTGGGAATGGAAGAAGTGTTGCGGCGACAGAAAGCGGCTCAAATAGCCTTGTTCAAAATGGGAGTCACCTTCAATGTCTATAGTGATAACCAGGGAACTGAGCGCATCCTGCCGTTTGATATCATTCCCAGAATTGTGTCGGCGGATGATTGGACAATTCTGGAAAAAGGATTGAAACAGCGGATTTATGCCCTGAATAAGTTTTTGGCGGACGTTTACTCTGACCAAAAAATCCTCAAAGACAGCGTCATTCCGGCAGAAATTGTTTATTCGGCCAGTGGTTTTCTAAAGCCCTGTATGGGACTGCAACCACCGGAGGGAATCTGGTGTCATATTACGGGAACCGATCTGGTGCGCGATCGCAACGGGCAGTGGTATGTGCTGGAAGATAATCTCCGCTGTCCCTCTGGAGTCTCCTATGTGCTGGAAAATCGGCGGGTGATGAAGAGTACCTTCCCCATGGTATTCGATACGATGAAAATCCAGGCCGTGGAAGAATATCCCAGTCAGTTACTGGAAACCCTGCTGAATCTCGCTCCCGACCACCTGAGCGATCCGACCGTCGTTGTCCTGACGCCGGGAATTTATAACTCTGCTTATTTCGAGCATTCCTTCCTGGCGCAACAGATGGGTGTGCAATTAGTGGAAGGTCGCGATCTGGTGGTTACCGATGGCTATCTGCAAATGAGAACCACTAAAGGTTTGCAACGGGTGGATGTGATTTATCGCCGGATTGACGATGATTTTATTGACCCCAAAGCCTTCCGACCTGACTCCATGCTGGGCGTACCGGGATTAATGGAAGTCTACCGGGCGGGTAAAGTGGCGATCGCTAATGCTTTAGGAACCGGAGTCGCCGATGACAAGGTGATCTACTCCTACGTCCCCGACATGATCCGCTATTACCTGGGCGAGGAAGCCATCATTCCCAATGTTCCTACTTTCCTGTGCTGGGAACCACATCAGCAGAGCCATGTGTTAGCCAATCTTGACAAACTGGTGGTCAAATCTGCCGGAGAGTCAGGAGGATACGGGATGTTAGTCGGCCCCCATGCCACCCCCGCACAACGGGAAGAATTTGCCCAAAAGATCAAAGCCTTCCCCCGCAACTATATCGCCCAACCCACTCTCTGCCTGTCGCGGGTTCCGGCCATCATCGACGACCAATTCGAGGGCTGCCACGTCGATCTGCGACCCTACATCCTCTATGGCAAAAATATCTTCGTCAATCCCGGCGGCCTCACCCGTGTTGCCCTGCGGCGTGGCTCCCTGGTTGTAAATTCTTCTCAGGGAGGCGGCAGTAAAGATACGTGGGTGGTTTGTAAAGAATAG
- the ffh gene encoding signal recognition particle protein codes for MFEALSERLESAWKKLRGQDKISESNIKDAVREVRRALLEADVNLQVVKDFVAQVEASAQGAEVIAGVRPDQQFIEIVYNELVQVMGETNAPLAEAETAPTIVLMAGLQGTGKTTATAKLALHLRKENRSTLLVATDVYRPAAIDQLITLGKQIDVPVFEMGSDANPVEIARQGVEKAKAEGINTVIIDTAGRLQIDEDMMAELAQIKDAVQPHEVLLVVDAMTGQEAANLTRTFHDEIGITGAILTKMDGDTRGGAALSVRQISGQPIKFIGTGEKVEALQPFYPDRMASRILGMGDVLTLVEKAREEVDFAEAEKMQEKILSAKFDFTDFLKQTRLLKNMGSLGGIMKLIPGMNKLSADQLQKGETELKRAEAMIGSMTLEERKNPDLLASSPSRRRRIAKGSGYRESDVSELVSKFQQMRNMMQMLGQGRFPGMGMPGMEGMGNPYGGRPQPGWRGYPGSGASAKKKKKDKKKKGFGSL; via the coding sequence ATGTTTGAAGCGCTCTCTGAACGTCTGGAATCCGCCTGGAAAAAGCTTCGGGGTCAAGACAAGATCTCTGAGTCGAATATTAAAGACGCGGTGCGAGAAGTGCGTCGGGCCTTGCTGGAAGCAGACGTAAACCTCCAGGTTGTCAAAGACTTTGTGGCGCAGGTGGAAGCCAGTGCCCAGGGTGCAGAGGTGATTGCCGGAGTTCGCCCTGACCAGCAATTTATTGAAATTGTCTACAACGAACTGGTTCAGGTGATGGGGGAAACCAATGCTCCCCTGGCAGAGGCAGAAACCGCTCCCACGATCGTCCTGATGGCGGGGTTACAGGGAACCGGGAAGACTACAGCGACTGCGAAATTGGCCTTACATTTGCGGAAAGAAAATCGCAGCACTCTGTTAGTGGCCACGGACGTATATCGCCCTGCGGCGATCGACCAGTTGATCACCCTGGGCAAACAGATCGATGTCCCGGTATTTGAAATGGGCAGTGATGCCAATCCGGTTGAGATCGCTCGTCAGGGAGTCGAAAAAGCCAAAGCAGAAGGCATTAACACCGTCATTATTGACACGGCTGGGCGGCTGCAGATCGATGAAGACATGATGGCAGAACTGGCTCAAATCAAAGACGCCGTTCAACCCCACGAAGTTTTGTTGGTGGTGGATGCAATGACGGGTCAGGAAGCCGCCAATTTGACACGCACTTTCCATGACGAGATCGGCATTACCGGGGCGATTCTCACCAAGATGGATGGGGACACTCGTGGTGGTGCTGCCCTATCGGTGCGGCAAATTTCTGGTCAGCCGATTAAATTTATTGGGACGGGTGAAAAGGTAGAAGCGCTGCAACCCTTCTATCCCGATCGCATGGCTTCCCGAATTCTGGGCATGGGGGATGTGCTGACCCTGGTGGAAAAGGCTCGCGAGGAAGTGGATTTTGCCGAAGCCGAAAAGATGCAGGAGAAAATCCTCTCGGCCAAATTTGACTTCACTGATTTCTTGAAACAGACCCGTCTGCTGAAAAATATGGGTTCCCTGGGCGGCATTATGAAGCTGATTCCAGGAATGAACAAACTCAGTGCCGATCAACTGCAAAAGGGCGAAACCGAACTGAAGCGGGCCGAAGCCATGATTGGCTCCATGACCCTGGAAGAACGAAAGAATCCGGATTTGTTGGCCAGTTCTCCCAGTCGTCGTCGCCGCATTGCCAAAGGATCGGGCTACCGGGAAAGCGATGTCAGTGAATTGGTGAGCAAATTCCAGCAGATGCGAAACATGATGCAGATGTTGGGCCAGGGCCGTTTTCCAGGAATGGGAATGCCAGGAATGGAAGGGATGGGCAATCCCTATGGCGGTCGTCCCCAACCGGGCTGGCGAGGCTATCCTGGCAGTGGCGCATCCGCGAAGAAAAAGAAGAAGGACAAAAAGAAAAAGGGATTTGGTTCCCTCTAA
- a CDS encoding WG repeat-containing protein, which yields MPVPSASKVLFSCAGWLLLASCTVMVSSLQGVQMTLAKPVDRASLQPDDRLSLTTPKGIAPQFDSATDFSEGLALVQVENRYRYINPQGQTAIQPEFEATALAPFSEGLAIVQIGTSYSCLDQQGKLLTHIQFDSLSRFAEGMAAMRVGRKYGYINKQGKVIVAPEYELAGPFSQGLAAVKSNGKYGYIEATGKVAIAPQYEDAWSFSEGLAPVRIGQQWGYLDRANSIAIKPQFDGAFRFSESLARVRVGQRWGFVNRQGSLVVAPRFDFASDFSQGLAAVQMNDKWGYINAAGEVVIPPKFDYAANFSEGLAAVQMNGKWGYINATGQSVVATKFDNAGPFSEGLARVQVADKWGYINRETLKHIQG from the coding sequence ATGCCTGTTCCGTCTGCTTCAAAGGTGCTATTTAGCTGTGCAGGTTGGTTGCTGTTAGCTTCCTGTACGGTAATGGTGAGTTCCCTGCAAGGGGTTCAGATGACTTTGGCAAAGCCAGTGGATAGGGCATCGTTGCAGCCAGACGATCGCCTTTCCCTGACAACTCCTAAAGGCATCGCGCCCCAATTTGACAGCGCCACTGATTTTTCCGAAGGACTGGCCCTGGTGCAGGTTGAAAATCGCTATCGCTACATCAATCCACAGGGGCAAACAGCGATTCAACCGGAGTTTGAAGCAACGGCTCTGGCTCCCTTTTCAGAGGGATTAGCGATCGTTCAGATTGGCACCAGCTACAGTTGTTTGGATCAACAGGGAAAACTGCTGACCCATATTCAATTTGATAGCCTCTCCCGGTTTGCGGAAGGCATGGCCGCGATGCGGGTGGGCCGGAAGTATGGCTATATCAACAAGCAGGGAAAGGTAATAGTTGCGCCTGAATATGAGTTGGCAGGGCCGTTTTCTCAGGGATTGGCGGCAGTTAAATCAAACGGTAAGTACGGCTACATTGAAGCCACTGGTAAGGTGGCGATCGCGCCTCAGTACGAAGATGCCTGGAGCTTTTCTGAGGGGTTAGCCCCGGTACGGATTGGTCAGCAGTGGGGCTATCTCGATCGTGCTAACTCGATCGCCATTAAACCCCAATTCGATGGAGCCTTCCGCTTTTCCGAATCCTTAGCCCGTGTCCGAGTTGGTCAACGGTGGGGCTTTGTCAACCGTCAGGGAAGCCTGGTAGTTGCTCCGCGCTTTGATTTTGCATCTGACTTTTCTCAAGGATTGGCCGCCGTGCAAATGAATGACAAATGGGGTTACATTAACGCCGCTGGTGAAGTCGTTATTCCACCCAAATTTGATTACGCTGCTAATTTCTCAGAAGGGCTGGCGGCAGTACAAATGAATGGCAAATGGGGTTACATTAATGCTACTGGCCAATCTGTGGTAGCCACGAAGTTTGATAATGCAGGACCCTTTTCCGAAGGATTGGCACGAGTTCAGGTGGCGGACAAATGGGGCTACATCAATCGGGAAACGCTGAAACATATTCAGGGATAA